ATAAATGATTAGTTGTTCAATATTGCAATTCTCTTCAGCTGATTAATATATCTACAAATTCAGTACTATAACATATTAAGCTTACTTGCATTAATTGTTACATCAATTGTCACATACATAACTCTAGACTCAAAACACAAGCATAAAGACAAAGTAACTCATTCACTCACTTATATCATATATTTAAACAATATTATATTAACTACTCTTTGTCCATAGAAACCACTTATTTGACACAGCTAAGGGAAAGAACCTATCAACAATGTCATCAACACATTTATAGTGCCATTGTCTCCATCTCTTGCAGAACAAAAGTGGTCCAAATACAATACCAAACCCAACAACAAATCCAAGTTCAACACTCAATACATTCCAAtcaatgctatgttctttccttGTATTAGGCAACAAAGTTCCACTTCCCTCTTCATCATCCAAGCATTTATTCATCAAGGGGAATCCACAAAGTCTTTTGTTACCAACAAAAGAATCCTCTGAAAATGTTCTAAATTGATTAGCCATTGGTATCCTACCAACAAGATTATTGTAGGAAAGATTAAGGAATGATAGGAAAGTGAGTTGCTCTAGTGAGGTTGGAATTGAACCAATGAGATTGTTTCTTGAGAGATCTAATGACTCCAATTGCCTCAAATCACCTATAGAAGATGGGATTTTTCCAGTGTGAGCATTGTTGGACAAGTTGAGAACTGTTAGAGCTTGAAGCTCTCCCAATGCAGCTGGTATTGGTCCTTGGAGATTGTTGCTTGAAAGGTCAATGGAAATGAAGATATTAAGGATCTTTGGCAGCTTCATTTCTTGGCCTTTGGATGTAACTGTCACTGTATACCGATAATATACACCTAAAATGCTCATTTGGTTTAGATTCAATGTGACAGAATAGAGATGAGTGAAGCCAAGAACATTAGAATTTGTGGTATTGACATTTGCTTGGAGATTTTCATTATGAGTCATCATTGCCTGCATTGTTTTTAACCATTGTCCTGGTATTACTCCACTGAAATTGTTTTGAGCTAGATCCAATATTTGAAGCATTTCCCAAGTTCCATTTGTGTTGGGACATCCAATGGTACCTGCAAAGTTGTTGGATCTAAGAACAAGGACTTGCAAAGTTGTTGTGTTCTTCAACAAGCAAGGAAATTCGCCGACCATGTTATTGTGGCCGAGGTCTAAAACCTCTAATGCAGCACAATTGGCTAGAGATTTCGGTATCTTTCCTTGGATGGAATTGCCATTGAGATCCAGGGTCTTCAAATCACAATCTGTTGGGAAAAAGGCGTCTTGAATCGAGCCTCTTAAGTTGTTCTGTCGCAGATTAAGTACCTCTAATGAAACACCTATTTCAAACAAACATCTTGGAATTTTACCACTTAATTTGTTGTGAGACAAATCAAGAACTTGAAGGCCACTAGCACTGCAAATGGATTCAGGAATGACCCCATTAAAGCTGTTATTTGATATGGAGAAAAATCCAAGAGATGAGAGGTCATTGAAAAAGTGAATTGGAATGGAAGAAGTGAAGTTATTGTTGGACAAATCTACATATCCAATAGAAGCCGGTACAACAGGTATCTTTCCTCCTAGATAGTTTGAATTCAGGTCTAGAAGACTGAGAGAACTAGGAAGAGAATAAGGTTCCTCCATACCAACTAGGTGGTTATGTGAAAGGTTCAAAAAAGCAAGATTTGTATTGTTTCCAACTTCCCAAATCCAGTTAGGTATCTCGCCATGAATTCGGTTGTTTGAAAGATCCAAAGCAACCATTCCTAATTGGTTCTTCAAAAGATTAGGAAATGCCCTTATGTTGCAAGAAGCAAGTGTTAACTTTTCAAACTGAGGAAAGGACTTGAGAGTAAACTTAGTCACACTTGCATTTACTGACCAATTATTGTATGAAAGGTCAAGAACAGCAAGTTGGTCTAGCTCTTGAAATATGTCAAGTTGTAGAGTTCCATTGAGCTTGTTATAAGAGAGATCAAGTGAGCTAAGATTTTTGAGTTTAAGGATAGACAATAGGAATGGCCCTTCAAGATTGTTGCTACTCAAATCTAGAGTAGTCAAAATTGAGGAAGATGCAGTTTGAAactcaagattgttaaattgGTTTTTGGCTAGTGAGATTTTTTTCAATAATGGTAGTTCAAACAATGTTGAGGGAATACTACCCTTGAGAAAATTATCCTCTAAATCAATCTCAACTAAGTTCAAAAGGCCTTCAAAATGAGCTGAAGGAATTTCACCAGTAAGACTATTATGATTGAGATCTATTTGAGTGAGTTTCTTGGACTTATTGAAAGAGGGTATTGGACCTGTAAAGTTATTAAAAGACAATTGAAGATTACTAAGTTGGGTGAGTTTTGAAATGGAGCTTGGAATTGTTCCACTAAAGTGGCAAAAGGAAAGGTCTAATGTGGACAAGTTCCAAAGGTTACCAATAGATGATGGCAATTCCTTTGAAAAATTTGTGAATGGAAGCATCAATTTTTGGAGAGAATTATTTCTAGGAAATTCTGGCAAAGAACCACAGAGTAATACATTGTCTGTAAGATCAAGAGTCATTAGTGTAGGTACCTTGAAAAGTTCATCTGGAAATGCTCCATACAATTGACAAGAATGAAGACTCAAAGTACTCAACCATGAGAAATTTGCAAGGAATTCAGGGACAGGAGAAAGCAAATCATTGTTATCCAGTCGAATCACCGAAAGGGATTGAAGCTTCACAAGTGACTGATCAAAAGGTCCAGAAAGAGAGCAATCAGAGAAGCTCAACACTCTCAGATTAGGCAAAGAAGATGACAAGTCTTGGCACCATTCACTCCCACTTGTTGACATATTAACACCATCAAAATACAGTTCTTCAAGCATAGAAAGATTCTGAACAAGCATTTTCAAAGTGGGATTCTCAAGTTTGAGCTCATTAGCTGCAAGAACTATGGTTGGATCATAATTGAAAGTGGTTGATAAATCAAGTGTGATCAATCTTCTTAGGTGTGACATCTCACTTGGTATTTGCCCCAAAAAGCCAGCACTTGATAAATTCAGATaattcaactttttgagattaCCAATCCCAGTTGGTATCATAGAACTGAAAAAGTTACAAGACAAATCAAGACGGTTGAGATGTTGAAGACCGAAAAGGCTGCTTGAATTTC
This region of Cannabis sativa cultivar Pink pepper isolate KNU-18-1 chromosome 7, ASM2916894v1, whole genome shotgun sequence genomic DNA includes:
- the LOC115697027 gene encoding receptor-like protein 7, whose product is MRTNSLFTWLYMFSILLGVNVFLVSSQCLDHQQALLLQLRKSLEFDPEISTKLVKWNAQNSDCCHWEGVSCKEGHVVDLNLSNEGISGELGNSSSLFGLQHLNRLDLSCNFFSSMIPTGIGNLKKLNYLNLSSAGFLGQIPSEMSHLRRLITLDLSTTFNYDPTIVLAANELKLENPTLKMLVQNLSMLEELYFDGVNMSTSGSEWCQDLSSSLPNLRVLSFSDCSLSGPFDQSLVKLQSLSVIRLDNNDLLSPVPEFLANFSWLSTLSLHSCQLYGAFPDELFKVPTLMTLDLTDNVLLCGSLPEFPRNNSLQKLMLPFTNFSKELPSSIGNLWNLSTLDLSFCHFSGTIPSSISKLTQLSNLQLSFNNFTGPIPSFNKSKKLTQIDLNHNSLTGEIPSAHFEGLLNLVEIDLEDNFLKGSIPSTLFELPLLKKISLAKNQFNNLEFQTASSSILTTLDLSSNNLEGPFLLSILKLKNLSSLDLSYNKLNGTLQLDIFQELDQLAVLDLSYNNWSVNASVTKFTLKSFPQFEKLTLASCNIRAFPNLLKNQLGMVALDLSNNRIHGEIPNWIWEVGNNTNLAFLNLSHNHLVGMEEPYSLPSSLSLLDLNSNYLGGKIPVVPASIGYVDLSNNNFTSSIPIHFFNDLSSLGFFSISNNSFNGVIPESICSASGLQVLDLSHNKLSGKIPRCLFEIGVSLEVLNLRQNNLRGSIQDAFFPTDCDLKTLDLNGNSIQGKIPKSLANCAALEVLDLGHNNMVGEFPCLLKNTTTLQVLVLRSNNFAGTIGCPNTNGTWEMLQILDLAQNNFSGVIPGQWLKTMQAMMTHNENLQANVNTTNSNVLGFTHLYSVTLNLNQMSILGVYYRYTVTVTSKGQEMKLPKILNIFISIDLSSNNLQGPIPAALGELQALTVLNLSNNAHTGKIPSSIGDLRQLESLDLSRNNLIGSIPTSLEQLTFLSFLNLSYNNLVGRIPMANQFRTFSEDSFVGNKRLCGFPLMNKCLDDEEGSGTLLPNTRKEHSIDWNVLSVELGFVVGFGIVFGPLLFCKRWRQWHYKCVDDIVDRFFPLAVSNKWFLWTKSS